The Streptomyces sp. NBC_01275 genome has a segment encoding these proteins:
- a CDS encoding YigZ family protein produces the protein MQDEYRTVAHAGVHETEVNRSRFLCALAPAATEQEAQDFIASVRKEHADATHNCWAYVIGADASTQKASDDGEPGGTAGVPMLQMLLRRDMRYVVAVVTRYYGGVKLGAGGLIRAYGGAVGEALDSLGTLTRRRFRLATVTVDHQRAGKVHNDLRATGRAVRDVRYGEAVTIEIGLPDADVAAFRTWLADATAGTAGFELGGEAYGDA, from the coding sequence ATGCAGGACGAGTACCGCACCGTCGCCCACGCGGGCGTGCACGAGACCGAGGTCAACCGCTCCCGCTTCCTGTGCGCCCTCGCCCCGGCGGCCACCGAGCAGGAGGCCCAGGACTTCATCGCGTCCGTCCGCAAGGAGCACGCCGACGCCACCCACAACTGCTGGGCGTACGTCATCGGCGCCGACGCCTCCACCCAGAAGGCGAGCGACGACGGCGAACCCGGCGGCACCGCGGGCGTGCCCATGCTCCAGATGCTGCTGCGCCGCGACATGCGGTACGTCGTCGCCGTCGTCACCCGCTACTACGGCGGCGTCAAGCTCGGCGCGGGCGGCCTCATCCGCGCCTACGGCGGCGCGGTCGGCGAGGCCCTCGACTCCCTCGGCACCCTCACCCGCCGCCGCTTCCGCCTGGCCACGGTCACCGTCGACCACCAGCGCGCCGGCAAGGTCCACAACGACCTCCGCGCGACCGGCCGCGCGGTGCGCGACGTCCGCTACGGCGAGGCGGTCACGATCGAGATCGGCCTCCCGGACGCCGACGTGGCCGCCTTCCGGACCTGGCTGGCGGACGCGACGGCGGGGACGGCGGGCTTCGAGCTGGGCGGAGAGGCGTACGGGGACGCGTAG
- a CDS encoding exonuclease SbcCD subunit D — protein MRLLHTSDWHLGRAFHRVNMLGAQAAFIGHLVTTVREREVDAVVVSGDVYDRAVPPLAAVELFDDALHRLADLGVPTVMISGNHDSARRLGVGAGLIGRAGIHLRTDSTAAGTPVVLEDAFGDVAFYGLPYLEPALVKDEFGVEKASHEAVLAAAMDRVRADLAARARGRQGIGRTRSVVLAHAFVTGGEPSDSERDITVGGVASVPAGVFDGVDYVALGHLHGSQTLTERVRYSGSPLPYSFSEAEHRKTMWLVDLDADGSVAAERIDCPVPRALARVRGTLEELLADPALARHEEAWVEATLTDAVRPADPMARLAERFPHTLSLVFAPERGPDGPDVSYARRLAGRSDQEIAEDFVAHVRGAGPDEREQGVLRDAFDAVRADDVVREVAR, from the coding sequence ATGAGGCTCCTGCACACTTCCGACTGGCATCTGGGCCGGGCGTTTCACCGGGTGAACATGCTCGGCGCCCAGGCCGCGTTCATCGGGCATCTCGTCACGACCGTGCGGGAGCGCGAGGTCGACGCGGTGGTCGTGTCGGGAGACGTCTACGACCGCGCGGTGCCGCCGCTCGCCGCGGTCGAACTGTTCGACGACGCCCTGCACCGCCTCGCCGACCTCGGCGTGCCCACGGTGATGATCTCCGGGAACCACGACTCGGCCCGCCGACTCGGCGTGGGCGCGGGGCTCATCGGGCGCGCGGGCATCCATCTGCGCACGGATTCGACCGCGGCCGGGACCCCGGTGGTCCTCGAGGACGCGTTCGGGGACGTCGCCTTCTACGGGCTGCCGTATCTCGAGCCCGCCCTGGTGAAGGACGAGTTCGGCGTGGAGAAGGCCAGCCACGAAGCCGTGCTCGCGGCCGCCATGGACCGTGTCCGCGCCGACCTCGCCGCACGCGCGCGTGGACGGCAGGGGATCGGGCGGACCCGGTCCGTCGTCCTCGCCCATGCCTTCGTCACCGGCGGCGAGCCCAGCGACAGCGAGCGGGACATCACCGTCGGCGGGGTCGCCTCCGTGCCCGCCGGTGTGTTCGACGGCGTCGACTATGTGGCGCTCGGGCACCTGCACGGCAGCCAGACCCTCACCGAGCGCGTGCGCTACTCCGGCTCCCCGCTGCCGTACTCCTTCTCGGAGGCCGAGCACCGCAAGACCATGTGGCTCGTCGACCTCGACGCCGACGGCTCCGTCGCCGCCGAGCGGATCGACTGCCCGGTGCCGCGTGCGCTGGCGCGCGTGCGGGGCACGCTGGAGGAGCTGCTCGCCGATCCCGCTCTGGCACGGCACGAGGAGGCGTGGGTCGAGGCGACGCTCACCGACGCCGTCCGCCCCGCCGACCCCATGGCCCGGCTCGCCGAGCGCTTCCCGCACACCCTCAGCCTCGTCTTCGCCCCCGAGCGGGGGCCCGACGGCCCCGACGTGTCCTACGCCCGCCGGCTCGCCGGCCGCAGCGACCAGGAGATCGCCGAGGACTTCGTGGCCCATGTGCGCGGGGCCGGGCCCGACGAGCGGGAGCAGGGCGTCCTGCGGGACGCCTTTGACGCGGTCCGCGCGGACGACGTGGTGCGCGAGGTGGCGCGGTGA
- a CDS encoding SMC family ATPase — MRLHRLDLTAFGPFGGSQSVDFDDLSAAGLFLLHGPTGAGKTSVLDAVCYALYGSVPGARQSGQGLTLRSDHAAPGARTEVTLELTVAGRRLEVTRQPPWERPKKGRRAGTTVDKAQSRLREYDSVAGAWKDLSRSHQEIGEEITQLLGMSREQFCQVVLLPQGDFARFLRADAEARGRLLGRLFDTHRFAEVEKRLAERRRTAEARVREGDAALLADAHRMQQAAGDAMELPELAPGEPGLAEAVLDAAAVARSTARELLTIADRGRLAAESAQAAAERTLADVRERARLQRRFAEARERAARLEERAGAHREAQARAERARKAETVAPALELREAADAEHRGASAAEARARGQLPERFAEAGAAGLAAAARRAAEELGGLESARRGERRLADLVAERADLDRQEREDDDVLAETEGWLAEWDTTRARLQARIESAQEAAARAEQLDVRREPAQRRLDAARSRDRLDLEAEGARRKALASGEQAQEARAHWLDLKEQRLNGIAAELAATLADGRPCAVCGATEHPAPARKIAGHVDREAEERALAAYQRAEERHAADERALGGVREALAAARAEAGDTPADRLAAEARELDLGHAQARRDASALHPAREELRQAEQEHERRTAAQREAAVRAASRVGHRDRLERERATLEDELAQARGTAASVAARVSRLERQTALLTDAADTARVTEESAERLKAADGRLDEAAFRAGFDTPQAAADALLDDTAHRELQRRLDAWQSEEAAVRAVLAEPDTVAAARQPPADLAAAEASATTAAARLRAAASARDAAAGRCTELDRLSAHASDGVRRLAPLRDEYDRVARLAGLTAGTSADNERKMRLEAYVLAARLEQVAAAATARLQRMSSGRYTLVHSDDRAGRGRSGLGLHVVDAWTGRERDTATLSGGETFFASLALALGLADVVTDEAGGVRLDTLFIDEGFGSLDDQTLDEVLDVLDSLRERDRSVGIVSHVADLRRRIHAQLEVVKGRSGSTVRQRGR, encoded by the coding sequence GTGAGGCTGCACCGGCTCGACCTGACGGCCTTCGGCCCCTTCGGCGGCTCCCAGAGCGTCGACTTCGACGACCTGTCCGCCGCCGGACTCTTCCTCCTGCACGGCCCGACGGGCGCGGGCAAGACCTCCGTCCTGGACGCCGTCTGCTACGCGCTGTACGGCTCCGTCCCGGGCGCCCGGCAGAGCGGCCAGGGCCTCACCCTGCGCAGCGACCACGCCGCCCCCGGCGCCCGCACCGAGGTCACCCTCGAACTGACCGTCGCGGGACGCCGCCTCGAGGTCACCCGGCAGCCGCCCTGGGAGCGCCCGAAGAAGGGCCGCCGCGCGGGCACGACGGTCGACAAGGCCCAGAGCCGGCTGCGCGAGTACGACTCCGTCGCCGGGGCCTGGAAGGACCTCAGCCGGTCCCACCAGGAGATCGGCGAGGAGATCACCCAGCTGCTCGGCATGAGCCGCGAGCAGTTCTGCCAGGTCGTGCTCCTGCCCCAGGGCGACTTCGCGCGGTTCCTGCGCGCCGACGCCGAGGCCCGCGGCCGACTGCTGGGCCGCCTCTTCGACACCCACCGCTTCGCCGAGGTCGAGAAACGGCTCGCCGAACGACGCCGTACGGCGGAGGCACGCGTGCGTGAGGGCGACGCTGCGCTGCTCGCCGACGCCCACCGGATGCAGCAGGCCGCCGGCGACGCCATGGAGCTGCCCGAGCTGGCCCCGGGCGAGCCAGGTCTCGCCGAGGCGGTGCTGGACGCGGCCGCCGTCGCCCGCAGCACCGCCCGTGAGCTGCTGACGATCGCCGACCGCGGCCGCCTCGCCGCCGAGTCCGCGCAGGCCGCCGCCGAGCGCACCCTGGCCGACGTACGGGAACGGGCGCGGTTGCAGAGGCGGTTCGCCGAGGCGCGGGAGCGGGCCGCTCGGCTGGAAGAGCGGGCCGGGGCGCACCGGGAGGCCCAGGCGCGGGCGGAGCGGGCGCGCAAGGCGGAGACGGTGGCGCCGGCGCTGGAGCTGCGCGAGGCCGCCGACGCCGAGCACCGCGGGGCGTCGGCGGCCGAGGCACGCGCGCGTGGGCAGCTGCCGGAGCGGTTCGCGGAGGCCGGGGCCGCCGGGCTCGCCGCCGCCGCACGCCGGGCCGCCGAGGAGCTGGGCGGTCTGGAGTCGGCCCGGCGCGGTGAACGGCGACTGGCCGACCTGGTCGCCGAGCGCGCCGACCTGGACCGGCAGGAGCGCGAGGACGACGACGTCCTGGCCGAGACCGAGGGCTGGCTCGCCGAGTGGGACACGACCCGCGCGAGGCTCCAGGCCCGCATCGAGTCCGCCCAGGAGGCAGCCGCCCGCGCCGAACAGCTCGACGTCCGGCGCGAGCCCGCCCAGCGACGCCTCGACGCGGCCCGCTCGCGCGACCGGCTGGACCTGGAAGCCGAAGGCGCCCGGCGCAAGGCCCTCGCCTCCGGCGAGCAGGCGCAGGAGGCCCGCGCCCACTGGCTCGACCTCAAGGAACAGCGTCTGAACGGCATCGCCGCCGAACTGGCCGCCACCCTCGCCGACGGCCGCCCCTGCGCGGTCTGCGGCGCGACCGAACACCCCGCCCCCGCCCGCAAGATCGCCGGGCACGTCGACCGCGAGGCCGAGGAACGGGCCCTCGCCGCCTACCAGCGGGCCGAGGAGCGGCACGCGGCGGACGAGCGCGCCCTCGGCGGCGTACGGGAGGCGCTGGCCGCCGCTCGCGCCGAGGCGGGCGACACCCCGGCGGACCGGCTCGCCGCCGAGGCGCGGGAGCTGGACCTCGGCCATGCGCAGGCCCGTCGGGACGCCTCCGCGCTGCACCCCGCGCGCGAGGAGCTGCGCCAGGCCGAGCAGGAGCACGAGCGCCGTACGGCGGCCCAGCGGGAGGCCGCGGTCAGGGCCGCGTCCCGAGTGGGTCACCGGGACCGGCTGGAGCGGGAACGGGCCACTCTGGAGGACGAGTTGGCGCAGGCGCGCGGCACGGCGGCGAGCGTGGCCGCGCGCGTCTCCCGGCTGGAGCGGCAGACCGCCCTGCTCACCGATGCGGCCGACACCGCCCGGGTAACCGAGGAGAGCGCCGAGCGCCTCAAGGCCGCGGACGGACGCCTCGACGAGGCCGCGTTCCGGGCCGGTTTCGACACCCCGCAGGCCGCCGCGGACGCCCTCCTCGACGACACCGCCCACCGCGAGCTGCAACGACGGCTCGACGCCTGGCAGTCCGAGGAGGCCGCCGTACGCGCCGTCCTCGCCGAGCCGGACACGGTGGCCGCGGCCCGGCAGCCGCCCGCCGACCTCGCCGCGGCCGAGGCGTCGGCGACCACGGCGGCCGCACGCCTTCGCGCCGCCGCCTCCGCGCGGGACGCGGCCGCCGGCCGCTGCACCGAGCTCGACCGCCTCTCCGCGCACGCGTCCGACGGCGTACGACGGCTCGCGCCGCTGCGCGACGAGTACGACCGGGTGGCCCGCCTGGCCGGTCTCACCGCGGGCACCTCGGCCGACAACGAGCGCAAGATGCGCCTGGAGGCGTACGTCCTGGCGGCCCGCCTCGAACAGGTCGCCGCCGCCGCGACCGCACGCCTGCAGCGCATGTCCTCGGGGCGGTACACCCTGGTCCACTCCGACGACCGGGCCGGACGCGGCCGCAGCGGGCTCGGGCTGCACGTCGTCGACGCCTGGACCGGACGGGAGCGGGACACGGCCACGCTGTCGGGCGGCGAGACCTTCTTCGCCTCCCTCGCCCTCGCCCTCGGCCTGGCCGACGTGGTCACCGACGAGGCGGGCGGGGTCCGGCTGGACACCCTCTTCATCGACGAGGGATTCGGCAGCCTCGACGACCAGACCCTCGACGAGGTCCTCGACGTCCTCGACTCGCTGCGGGAACGGGACCGCAGCGTCGGCATCGTCAGCCATGTGGCCGATCTGCGGCGGCGGATCCACGCACAGCTGGAGGTCGTCAAGGGCAGATCGGGGTCGACGGTGCGTCAGCGCGGTCGGTGA
- a CDS encoding amino acid transporter: MTGIRAAKDTGASGRPGASAARWRAWFLEGLSEQTARHPGPHAAPPAEQEGRRWWRVMCLTGVDYFSTLGYQPGIAALAAGLLSPLATLVLIGLTLLGALPVYRRVAHESPHGEGSIAMLERLLPWWSGKILVLVLLGFAATDFMITITLSAADAAAHVVENPFAPHWMTSGNEWITLTLVGALGAVFLKGFREAIGIAVVLVAAYLALNLVVLAVSAQEILSHPVRIEDWTDALTAEHSSPLAMLGVALLVFPKLALGMSGFETGVAVMPQIKGDPTDTYAEPRGRIRDTRKLLTTAALVMSGFLLLSSLATTILIPQDDFKAGGPANGRALAYLAHEHLGQVFGTVYDVSTIAILWFAGASALAGLLNLVPRYLPRYGMAPEWTRAVRPLVLVFMVAAVLITLWFDANVDAQSGAYATGVLVLMLSAAFASTVAVHRHGHRRATLGFGTITAVFAYTLVANVIERPDGIKIAAIFIFAILVTSFGSRVRRAFELRAAEVTFDDTAARFVAEAARLGPVQCIANEPHEHSRRAYRAKEWEQREHTPIPGGGPVLFLEVFVRDSSDFTADVAVRGDEKHGVRRLRVSGPTVPNSIAAVLLAVRDRTGQVPHAYFSWTEGNPFSHLVRFLVFGDGEVAPVTREVLRRAEPEPRRRPWVHVG; the protein is encoded by the coding sequence ATGACCGGCATCCGGGCGGCGAAGGACACCGGCGCGAGCGGGCGGCCCGGTGCGTCGGCCGCCCGGTGGCGTGCCTGGTTCCTGGAGGGGCTGAGCGAGCAGACCGCCCGTCACCCCGGACCGCACGCGGCGCCGCCCGCCGAGCAGGAGGGCCGGCGCTGGTGGCGGGTGATGTGTCTGACCGGCGTCGACTACTTCTCCACGCTCGGCTACCAGCCGGGCATCGCCGCCCTCGCGGCCGGTCTGCTGTCGCCGCTCGCCACGCTGGTGCTGATCGGGCTGACGCTGCTGGGCGCGCTGCCGGTGTACCGGAGGGTGGCGCACGAGAGCCCGCACGGCGAGGGGTCGATCGCGATGCTGGAACGGCTGCTGCCGTGGTGGTCGGGGAAGATCCTGGTGCTGGTGCTGCTGGGGTTCGCGGCCACCGACTTCATGATCACGATCACTCTGTCGGCCGCGGACGCCGCCGCGCACGTCGTGGAGAACCCGTTCGCCCCGCACTGGATGACCTCCGGCAACGAGTGGATCACGCTGACGCTGGTCGGCGCGCTGGGCGCGGTGTTCCTCAAGGGCTTCCGGGAGGCCATCGGCATCGCGGTGGTGCTGGTGGCCGCGTATCTCGCGCTCAATCTCGTCGTGCTCGCCGTCTCCGCCCAGGAGATCCTCTCCCACCCCGTGCGGATCGAGGACTGGACCGACGCGCTGACGGCCGAGCACTCCTCGCCGCTGGCGATGCTGGGCGTGGCCCTGCTGGTCTTCCCGAAGCTGGCGCTCGGCATGTCCGGCTTCGAGACGGGGGTGGCGGTGATGCCGCAGATCAAGGGCGATCCGACGGACACGTACGCGGAGCCGCGGGGGCGGATCAGGGACACCCGCAAGCTGCTCACCACGGCCGCGCTGGTCATGAGCGGCTTTCTGCTGCTGTCCAGTCTGGCGACGACGATCCTGATCCCGCAGGACGACTTCAAGGCCGGCGGTCCGGCGAACGGCCGGGCGCTGGCCTATCTCGCGCACGAGCACCTGGGTCAGGTATTCGGCACGGTGTACGACGTGTCGACGATCGCGATCCTGTGGTTCGCGGGCGCCTCCGCCCTGGCCGGCCTGCTGAACCTCGTCCCGCGCTACCTCCCCCGCTACGGCATGGCGCCCGAGTGGACGCGCGCGGTGCGGCCCCTGGTGCTGGTGTTCATGGTGGCGGCCGTCCTCATCACCCTGTGGTTCGACGCGAACGTCGACGCGCAGAGCGGCGCGTACGCGACGGGCGTGCTGGTGCTGATGCTGTCGGCGGCCTTCGCCTCCACCGTCGCCGTGCACCGGCACGGGCACCGCCGGGCCACGCTCGGCTTCGGCACGATCACCGCCGTCTTCGCCTACACGCTGGTCGCGAACGTCATCGAGCGGCCGGACGGCATCAAGATCGCGGCGATCTTCATCTTCGCGATCCTGGTCACCTCGTTCGGCTCACGGGTGCGGCGCGCCTTCGAACTGCGGGCCGCCGAGGTCACGTTCGACGACACGGCGGCCCGGTTCGTCGCCGAGGCCGCGCGCCTCGGGCCGGTGCAGTGCATCGCCAACGAGCCGCATGAGCACAGCAGGCGTGCCTACCGGGCCAAGGAGTGGGAGCAGCGCGAGCACACGCCGATTCCGGGCGGCGGTCCGGTGCTGTTCCTGGAGGTGTTCGTGCGGGACTCCTCGGACTTCACGGCGGACGTCGCCGTGCGCGGCGACGAGAAGCACGGGGTGCGCCGGCTGCGGGTCTCCGGGCCGACGGTGCCCAACAGCATCGCCGCGGTGCTGCTGGCGGTGCGCGACCGTACGGGCCAGGTCCCGCACGCCTACTTCAGCTGGACCGAGGGCAACCCGTTCAGTCACCTCGTGCGCTTCCTGGTGTTCGGCGACGGGGAGGTCGCGCCGGTCACCCGTGAGGTCCTGCGCCGCGCGGAGCCGGAGC
- a CDS encoding Cmx/CmrA family chloramphenicol efflux MFS transporter, which yields MPLPLYLLALVVFAMGTSEFMLAGLLPDIASDLDVSVGTAGTLTSAFAIGMIISAPLVGALARNWPARGSLLWFVLVFSAAHAMGAITTSFVVLFVTRVVAAVANAGFLAVALTTAAELVPPGRKGRALAVLLSGTTVATIAGVPGGSLLGTMLGWRATFWAVAVVCLPAALGVLMGIAPRPGQSDEADGPALRSEIEQLRSPRLILVMLLGALVNAATFGSFTFLAPIVTDGAGMTRPWISVVLVLFGAGSFVGVTLAGRLSDQRPGLVIAVGGPLLLIGWPALALLAENQIALLTLAFVQGALSFAVGSTLITRVLYEAAGAPTMAGAYATAALNVGAAVGPLIAAVTLGPVGNRGPLWASGFLVLVALLAAFPLRSAMAAARSHEVLQ from the coding sequence ATGCCTCTCCCGCTGTATCTGCTTGCCCTGGTGGTCTTCGCCATGGGCACCTCGGAATTCATGCTCGCCGGGCTCCTGCCGGACATCGCCTCCGACCTCGACGTTTCTGTCGGGACGGCAGGCACCCTCACCTCGGCCTTCGCGATCGGGATGATCATCAGCGCCCCGCTCGTGGGCGCGCTCGCCCGCAACTGGCCAGCACGGGGCAGCCTCCTTTGGTTCGTCCTCGTGTTCTCGGCAGCGCATGCCATGGGTGCCATCACCACGAGTTTCGTGGTCCTGTTCGTGACCCGGGTCGTGGCCGCGGTGGCGAATGCGGGGTTCCTCGCCGTTGCCCTGACCACCGCTGCCGAGCTGGTTCCGCCCGGCCGGAAGGGACGCGCGCTGGCCGTCCTGCTGTCCGGCACGACGGTGGCAACGATCGCCGGAGTCCCCGGGGGATCCCTGCTCGGCACGATGCTCGGCTGGCGGGCCACTTTCTGGGCTGTCGCCGTCGTCTGCCTGCCCGCTGCTCTCGGCGTCCTCATGGGAATCGCCCCGCGCCCAGGGCAGTCGGACGAGGCCGACGGACCGGCCTTGCGGTCAGAGATCGAGCAGCTCAGAAGTCCGCGGCTGATCCTCGTCATGCTGCTCGGTGCGCTGGTGAACGCGGCAACCTTCGGAAGCTTCACCTTCCTGGCTCCCATCGTGACCGACGGTGCCGGAATGACCAGGCCGTGGATCTCAGTCGTGCTGGTGCTCTTCGGCGCCGGTTCGTTCGTCGGTGTCACCCTGGCTGGACGGCTCTCGGATCAGCGCCCCGGTCTGGTCATCGCCGTCGGTGGACCACTGCTCCTCATCGGCTGGCCCGCGCTGGCCCTGCTGGCTGAAAACCAGATCGCTCTCCTCACACTCGCATTCGTGCAGGGCGCGCTGTCGTTCGCGGTGGGCAGTACGTTGATCACGAGGGTGCTTTATGAGGCGGCTGGAGCCCCCACCATGGCCGGGGCGTATGCCACTGCGGCACTCAACGTCGGCGCCGCCGTCGGCCCTCTCATCGCCGCGGTCACCCTGGGCCCCGTTGGGAACCGTGGTCCGCTGTGGGCAAGCGGATTCCTCGTCCTGGTCGCTTTGCTCGCCGCGTTCCCCCTCCGCAGTGCGATGGCGGCTGCTCGGAGTCATGAGGTGCTCCAGTGA